acatccatatttagataaatttgagtcaagaatttaggatggGAATATCTAAAAATTTAACCAAATCTGACTCTTTCATTCACTGCTAAGCCACCATGGAGCTTTTGTGCCGTGCCGTCAACTTGAATATTACGTGCATGGCACTGAACTAGCTAGGTACAATAGGGGTGTGGACTTTAAACCTCGTAGCCGAAAAAGCAGCAACCTGCAACAAATGCTGGAGAAATGCTCACCAATTCCATGGCAAGTAAACAACCAGCAATATGCATCCCCGATAGCACTTTTCGCGGCTGTTGTTATGCGGAATTCTCTGTCGCGGCAAATAAGTTGTCGACAGATTACGGGCCGCGATTCATGGTCCATTGCATAATGCATAACCAATTAACCATTTATTTACTGCGCAGTAGAATCATTGTTGTTTATGCTTCCTAGGAACTTTTTAGCTAATCTTTTCCAAAAGTCTCCACTAGTTGAACCGTGCCTAATAGATTATGACCTCTTCTGCTCATCCCCTTCGGGAACTCTTTGATTGGGATACTATAACTTGGGTCCCAAACATGAATGATGCATGGTGCCATACAAATTACAAATTTCTTTTCCGAAAATGGGAAGGATCCCCGGTTATACATATTACAATTATATGTGTTGcagtaaaataaaactctTATATGAGCCGAACCGTAAATTCTACGTGGCaacgactaagtcaacatttctcaGCACGAGTCAAGGCGCGAACGTGGCGTGGTCAATCCTACATGTCAAAaaaagacaagtcaacaaatcaAGCCTCTCATACCATGGTCAAAAGGAGAATTGAGTTTGAGTAGGGAGCAAGAAAGGGGTAAGGAGGGGacccttagtccatggtggaccatgaaCCAAGCCCCATTTTTCCCAgttggtgcacacaaaagttatggatcAAAAAGCTACTTTTatcattttgcccccacttttctctctccctcaagggtagccatggtcttttgtcatggacccctaagatataaatacccccatggaggcatgtatcattcactctcacttgaacaaactcaaggggagagggctagagagcctctttgagaggagctctagtttcgggatctcgAAAAGTCTCGTTCGACCCGAGTctgaaggagagggaatcgggttagagtcctaAGGATATCTCGatctcgctacttgggaagcctcgatcggcccaagtacgaggcggccccttttgacctctcgctaagtgattcggggagcctcgatcgacccgaaACACTTTGGCTAACGATTTTCTCGAAGcatttcctaacataggattaggtcgtacccgcagggtcggccaaacctattcaaaaaatatcgacgtgtcaacttgttcaagtgtacggcgacctttgctataaggccggcgtacacgtcCTACTTTTACGCTcttgtgccatcgagtttTGACACCCCTTAATCTAATTGttgtcaagaacaacaacaatatgGATACGAGACTTTACGTGTAGACACTTTTTCACGTCATAAAAAATGcaagggcatctccaacgTGGCAATAATTTGAGAGGAAACAAGAAATCCTTACGACTCACCCTTGTATATTGTGAGAGTGGGTAACCCCAACCCAAATCATGCAAACCTAATTTTGCTAACTCATGAAGAAACAAGGGACTTAGCACTATGTCTAGTCCATAAGGAAATATATACTTATAATACCTCCTCCGGtcctaaattattgttgttgttttagtttttgaactaaaacaacaacagtaatttaggatcggaggggtACAATATTCACACACCGTGGCTATCTATGACATGCATGTGGATAATATTGTAGGTGGGATCCATCTTAAAACTCAAACCGGATTTTAAACATTGTACGATTTGTAATTTGCCGTAGCACACAAGGTGAAACCCAGTTTATGTAGAAAATAAGAAGTGGAGATGCTCCTCAAAGGGAGTTCTTGGATGCCCTGTCGATGATCTTGCGAAGCCTAAACTAGAGATCTGACGTCTGCAGAAGCATAttttactactccgtactagaaACAACATTTTTAATACGGAGTAACATGTTTGTATTAAAACATGTGAAATTAAAAGATGCACAGAGGCGCAAACATGTGAAATTAAAAGATGCACAAGGCGTGACCTACCCGTTGCTAGCCACAAAAGCGTAAACACAACATAAACGTGCCTTggggaggaaaaaaaacaacagaAGCAATATACTGGAAACATAGCTGTGCTCTCTGACCGAGTACTCTGATCAACACACCAGAACAGTGTTTTGTCCTCATTCTTCAAAAACAGGATAGACACTACGATCGCAAGGGCATAAATGTAACTTCATGCTCCTCGGATCGACGGACGCAGCGACCCGTCACCTACTCACTTCATCCTCAGACGGTCAGACAGCGCCCCCACCGGCGAGGTGTCTATTTAATGCCGGGTCTGCATCCTTGACGGAgagaccgccgccaccagctcCCTTTTCCTCCTGTTTCCAAAGTCGCACGCTCGTGTGCTACGGCTACCTAACCCGCGACCCCGTCCTGCTCGATGGAGGCGGGCGCTGGCCTCGCGATGCAGTCGTCGTCGCGGGCGGTCGGGGTCGGAGCCCGAGGCGGGCCCGGTGGCTGCCGGAGCGGCGCTCTTCGCGGGGAGAGGCGGGCGCGGCTGGGGAGCCTGCGGGTAGGTGGACTGGCCGCAGCAGCGGCTGCCGTGCGGGTTCGCGGGGCCAAGCCCGTCGCGCCGCTCTACTGCCTCAAGACATCCAGGGGTATGTCCTAAATCTTTCTACCGTCCTAAATTGATTTTCGGTCGAATCGATGAGAGTCTGGTTCGATGCTAATGATTCTGCTCGGGGAGAAACTTTGCGGTCTTGGAGCACGGCGACGCCTATGATTTGGCCTCAGCGGATCTCTCCGGTGTTTTGTTTAGATCGATCTGTTGATTTTGGTGGGGGCGAGAATGGGTCGCTTTTGTTGGTGATTTGGGGTAAACGTGGTTACCCGTGGACCGAACAGAGCATATTTCATAGTAGTAGGTAATGACTTTGCTTGGTCTACGCTTGATGAGGGGCAGAAAAGAGCTATTCTTTTGTTTGATGATTTGCGGGAATACGTAAACGATATTCTTGCATTTGAAGTTTTGAACTGATAGAATTTGGATTGTGTGCCAGAAAGGTTGTTCAATTGATTACGCAGTGCTAATTCCGTCCAGTAATCGCAACAGTTTACTGTATTTAGAAATTAGCTAAGCTGTTTACTGTAGTTAGTAGTTCTTTGCAACAGTTGTTACAAAACATACCAAACCTTGGAGTTGAGATTATATCCTgcatcttaaaaaaaaattcttttgtCTTTACTTGACGGGATGTTTGAATTGATTAGTCAAACTGACTTTTCTTTATGACCTTGTGTTTGTGTAATACAGGTCAGGAGACCTTGCATAACTCAGTTGATGAAGCCCTCTTGTTAAAGGTGCATATGTTATACTGAATTCCTAATATAAATAAAACCAAATGTTGTTTTCAGGCATCATTTTTGACATACTTGTATTGTAATTGCAGAGGAAAGCAGAAGAAGTTCTGTTCGAACTGAATGGACGGTGTATTTACCTAGTTGGTTAGTTCCAGTACCTTTCTGTTTACTGTAACCAACGAGTAAAGACCAAATTTGTCTTCTTTGGCTCTTAATCTAAtaatggtttttttttgcaaaaaagagagagttaATGATGGTTCATACTGCAGGAATGATGGGCTCTGGAAAGAGCACGGTGGGCAAGATATTAGCCGAAGTGTTGGGTTATTCATACTTTGACAGTGATAGTTTGGTCGAACAGGCAGTTGGAATGCCTTCCGTAGCTCAAATATTCAAGGTTCACAGTGAAGCGTTTTTCAGAGATAACGAAGTAAATGTTTGCTTTATTCTATTCAAAAGTTATATCTTTATTATAGACTTTATATATTTATAGTAATCAAAATTTTTAAAGACTTATGAACTGATCAATTTTAGTCTTCCCACCTTCTTGTCTTACAGAGTAGTGTCTTGAGAGATTTGTCCTCAATGCAGCGATTAGTTGTTGCTACTGGAGGCGGTGCTGTCATTCGGCCAGTTAACTGGTACTGGAATTACTCTGATGTCGCCACCATCTCGTTTCAGTCTGTTGTGTTATCCTGTTTTCGTTCTTCTTTACATGAATACTAATTCTATCGGTGTcacttttatttattttcaggaGATATATGAAGAAAGGTCTATCTATCATGTTGGATGTGCCTTTGGATGCACTTGCGAAGCGCATTGCGCAAGTTGGGACTGCTTCTCGTCCCCTTCTAGATCAGCCATCCGGTGATCCATACACCGCGGTAACTACTTTATATCCTCGAAACTAAGCTGTTTGAACTTCTGCTCTCGGCCTTTTGTGCCTTTTAGCATGCTTACAACATATCTTGTCTCTCTGACCCACTTTACAACTGTAAGATTAATACTTCAATTATGCAAACACCCAAGTGAGACACAACATATAATTGTACTCCCTcgaatccatattaattgtcgaaatattacaatctagatgctttttaaacatagatacatccatatttgggcaaatttgagacaagtaatatgggtcggtgGGAGTAGTAAAAATACATGTAAATTTCTTAACTCGTTTACACGTTCACTGGTTGTATGCTAATTGATTTGTCTGTGCCTCAGGCTTTCACGAAACTCAGCATGCTTGCAGAGCAAAGAGGGGATGCTTATGCGAATGCCGATGTAAGGGTTTCTCTTGAAGGTAATGTTGGGCGCCCCAAGCTTCGTGATCATATAGAAGTGTCCGGTCTTACATGAGCAAATTTCTAGTGCCAGCAGGAAATAATAACAGTCAGTATTTACCTGTGCAGACATTGCAGCCAAACAGGGTCATGACGATGTCTCTCAGCTAACCCCAACTGATATCGCAATTGAGGTATTGTACTTCTGAAGCCAACTGTTCATGTGTAATCGACATTTCATATACATTCTCCCATGAGCCCCCGAAATGGAATTTCCCCTTACGCTACTTCCTGTTGCGTTTCAGGCCCTACAGAAGATTCAGAATTTTGTCATGGAGCACTCTGTAGCCAGCAGCCCATTTGATGACTTGTAAGTTGATC
This is a stretch of genomic DNA from Brachypodium distachyon strain Bd21 chromosome 1, Brachypodium_distachyon_v3.0, whole genome shotgun sequence. It encodes these proteins:
- the LOC100836535 gene encoding shikimate kinase 2, chloroplastic isoform X2 yields the protein MEAGAGLAMQSSSRAVGVGARGGPGGCRSGALRGERRARLGSLRVGGLAAAAAAVRVRGAKPVAPLYCLKTSRGQETLHNSVDEALLLKRKAEEVLFELNGRCIYLVGMMGSGKSTVGKILAEVLGYSYFDSDSLVEQAVGMPSVAQIFKVHSEAFFRDNESSVLRDLSSMQRLVVATGGGAVIRPVNWRYMKKGLSIMLDVPLDALAKRIAQVGTASRPLLDQPSGDPYTAAFTKLSMLAEQRGDAYANADVRVSLEDIAAKQGHDDVSQLTPTDIAIEALQKIQNFVMEHSVASSPFDDL
- the LOC100836535 gene encoding shikimate kinase 2, chloroplastic isoform X1, whose protein sequence is MEAGAGLAMQSSSRAVGVGARGGPGGCRSGALRGERRARLGSLRVGGLAAAAAAVRVRGAKPVAPLYCLKTSRGQETLHNSVDEALLLKRKAEEVLFELNGRCIYLVGMMGSGKSTVGKILAEVLGYSYFDSDSLVEQAVGMPSVAQIFKVHSEAFFRDNESSHLLVLQSSVLRDLSSMQRLVVATGGGAVIRPVNWRYMKKGLSIMLDVPLDALAKRIAQVGTASRPLLDQPSGDPYTAAFTKLSMLAEQRGDAYANADVRVSLEDIAAKQGHDDVSQLTPTDIAIEALQKIQNFVMEHSVASSPFDDL